The Rhodocytophaga rosea genome has a segment encoding these proteins:
- a CDS encoding ABC transporter permease — protein MLHNYLIIAYRNLLRHKSFSAINIIGLAIGMAACLVILHYISFELSYDRFHEKGERIYRIRNDHYDNKGDFSHKRAITYGAVSVTMKKEFPEVVEQARFFPAQAIISYKTKGGKSVSFREKKVAFVDASFLTIFSFPVIRAITGPLSPEKLIENTNTIILTESMAHRYFGWENPLGKTLTIFGEEQLLVTGVMQDVPVNSHIYFDCLVSYSTLLPEAAESLDSWNGDNIYAYVQLAKQADPKKVEEKLPAMLEKYRGKAHLDKLTLQPLSNIHLYSDLDYEAEINENGTTVKILAVVALLLALIAWINFINLSTARAMVRAKEVGIRKVIGSGRTELIKQFILEALLLNCISAIFAITIAQLSLPLIQDFTGWELPKVSLIVMLRSPVYGIQYPFVLLFILGSFLSALYPAFVLSAYSPMQVLKGQFKNSVQGILLRKSLVVFQFAASVLLIAATMAVYQQLSYMLNENLGVNIEKTLVIDAPSIHEEGDRYAEQLQIFRNELLQNPSITGFSVSSDVPGKPIGSSRGGVKRANAGEFVGNRYNIAWVDEFYFPQYEITFLAGRNFSQNFSTDKSEGIILNETACRQLGFANPQAAVGEYIFVNWQDKKQVIGVIKDYHQHFLKEALDPVLYEYAKRSRNYFSIKINASNFSETIGQVQQKYTSTFAENPFNYFFLDAFYDTQYKSDRQFLKIFGLFASLAIAVACLGLFGLASFTMAQRTKEVGVRKVLGASVNDIVLLLSKDFIRLVLVASFIAWPLVYWGIHSWLNNYAFRIGISAWFLILPAILLLLIALTTISLQTLQAARANPVKSLRYE, from the coding sequence ATGCTTCACAATTACCTGATTATTGCTTATAGAAACCTGCTCCGGCATAAGTCTTTCTCTGCCATCAACATCATAGGGTTGGCTATAGGAATGGCTGCCTGTCTGGTTATTCTCCATTATATTAGTTTTGAATTAAGCTACGATCGTTTTCATGAAAAAGGAGAAAGAATTTACCGGATCAGAAACGACCATTATGACAATAAAGGGGATTTTTCTCATAAACGGGCTATCACGTATGGAGCTGTTAGCGTAACCATGAAAAAGGAATTTCCTGAGGTAGTAGAACAAGCCAGGTTTTTCCCTGCACAGGCAATCATTAGTTACAAAACCAAAGGAGGAAAATCGGTTTCTTTCAGAGAGAAAAAGGTTGCTTTTGTTGACGCTTCCTTTCTAACAATTTTCTCCTTTCCTGTTATTAGAGCAATAACTGGCCCTCTCTCTCCGGAAAAACTTATTGAAAATACCAATACCATTATCCTGACAGAGTCTATGGCACACCGGTATTTTGGATGGGAAAATCCACTTGGTAAAACCCTCACTATTTTTGGCGAAGAGCAGCTTCTGGTAACTGGTGTTATGCAGGATGTACCAGTAAATTCCCACATATACTTTGATTGCCTGGTTTCCTATAGCACTTTATTGCCGGAAGCAGCCGAAAGCCTGGATAGTTGGAATGGAGATAATATATATGCTTATGTACAGCTGGCCAAACAGGCTGACCCCAAAAAAGTAGAAGAAAAACTCCCGGCTATGCTGGAAAAATACCGGGGAAAAGCACACCTGGATAAATTGACTTTGCAGCCCCTCAGCAACATTCATCTATATTCAGACCTGGATTATGAAGCCGAAATAAACGAAAACGGAACTACCGTGAAAATACTGGCTGTAGTTGCATTGCTGCTTGCCCTGATTGCCTGGATTAATTTCATCAATCTTTCTACGGCCAGGGCGATGGTACGGGCCAAAGAAGTGGGTATCCGCAAGGTGATTGGCTCCGGAAGGACTGAATTGATTAAACAATTTATTCTGGAAGCCCTTCTCCTCAACTGCATCAGTGCCATTTTTGCCATTACCATTGCTCAACTTTCGCTGCCACTGATTCAGGATTTTACCGGATGGGAATTACCAAAAGTATCTTTAATAGTTATGTTACGCTCACCAGTGTATGGCATCCAGTATCCGTTTGTACTTCTGTTTATCCTGGGAAGTTTTCTTTCTGCACTGTATCCGGCATTTGTTTTATCTGCTTATTCGCCCATGCAAGTGTTAAAAGGGCAGTTTAAAAATTCTGTGCAGGGGATATTACTGCGTAAAAGCCTGGTCGTTTTTCAATTCGCAGCTTCTGTTTTACTAATTGCGGCTACCATGGCTGTTTATCAGCAGCTTTCCTACATGTTGAATGAAAACCTGGGTGTAAACATTGAAAAAACCCTGGTTATAGATGCTCCCAGCATTCATGAGGAAGGAGATAGGTATGCAGAGCAGCTACAGATATTCAGAAACGAGTTGTTGCAAAACCCTTCCATTACCGGTTTTTCAGTCAGCAGCGATGTGCCCGGAAAACCCATTGGCTCCTCCAGAGGAGGGGTAAAACGGGCGAATGCCGGCGAATTTGTGGGCAATCGTTATAATATAGCCTGGGTAGATGAATTCTATTTTCCACAATATGAGATCACCTTTCTGGCTGGCAGAAATTTCTCTCAAAACTTCTCTACTGATAAAAGCGAAGGCATCATACTCAATGAAACTGCCTGCCGCCAGTTAGGTTTTGCAAATCCACAAGCTGCGGTAGGTGAATATATTTTTGTTAACTGGCAGGACAAAAAGCAGGTGATTGGTGTAATTAAAGATTATCATCAGCATTTTCTGAAAGAGGCCCTCGATCCGGTTTTGTATGAGTATGCCAAAAGAAGCCGCAATTATTTCTCCATTAAAATAAATGCATCCAACTTTTCCGAAACGATAGGACAAGTGCAACAGAAGTATACCAGTACCTTTGCCGAAAATCCATTCAACTATTTCTTTCTGGATGCTTTTTATGATACACAATATAAATCAGACCGGCAGTTTCTGAAAATATTTGGTTTGTTTGCCAGCTTAGCCATTGCGGTTGCCTGTTTGGGTTTATTCGGATTAGCTTCGTTTACCATGGCCCAGCGGACGAAAGAAGTAGGGGTACGCAAAGTACTGGGAGCTTCAGTGAACGATATTGTACTGCTGCTCAGTAAAGATTTCATTCGTCTGGTACTGGTAGCATCATTCATTGCATGGCCTTTGGTGTACTGGGGCATCCATAGCTGGTTAAATAATTACGCCTTCCGGATCGGAATAAGTGCCTGGTTCTTAATTTTACCGGCGATACTATTGCTTCTGATAGCCCTGACTACAATAAGTCTGCAAACCCTACAAGCCGCCAGAGCTAATCCGGTGAAATCGCTACGATATGAATAA
- a CDS encoding ABC transporter permease: protein MLRNYLTIAYRNLTKHKAFSFTNSLGLAVGMAACLLVLQYVVFEFSYDSFHTQADHIYRLAGRRFVAGQLDGESAQSYHAAGPTLQKEVPGISQFTRLRSWYGNTMVSHIAGQQTTMFQPVVIRTKQFTDSTSVLLAGNFNGWNPNENPMQREGNEWVARLNLVPGKYSYKFVVNGNWVNDKDNPLVDTTDNNNSLFFVAETENYKKAAQTFREVSFKEDGIYFADATFFNVFTFPLIKGNPKTALHESNSVVISESIARKHFGSEDPMGKLISFRQNDNAQPKLITGVFKDVPANSHLQFNFLLSYRSLGSDLDMNWQWFQTYTYVVLAPGVKPAEVEANFPAIIDKYRGPALQADNAKEELFLQPLQQIHLYSDLKREIGVNNSITTIYFLLIIATFILILAWVNYINLSTARSIERAKEVGIRKVVGASRSQLIGQFMAESLVLNVLAAVFAMTLVQVALPYFNDFTGQQMPLTLWKESTFWLLFIGLFMAGTLFSGLYPAFALSSFQPVSVVKGKWRSSASGIMLRKSLVVFQFVISVLLITGTFTVYRQIDFMQNQDLGINIDQIMVVKSPFIVNNKQFSQKFDVFRNQVLQYPNVRHFASTDVVPGMEDMYSDNGIKREGSEDISLSMFSLIWADYDFISTYGIKLLAGRAFSKDFSTDKEGAIINEAAAKALGFASAQEAVNNNIMYGKDNKYKVVGVINNYHQKTLKSDYVPMIFLLNPQDGRCYSIKIEAKDAGNTVAAIEKAYQSVFPGNPFEYFFLDEFFDSQYKTDRHFRRIFTLFATLAIFVACLGLLGLASFATVQRTKEIGIRKILGASVNQIIYLLSKDFLGLVLLANLIAWPLAYWAMYEWLSTYAFRININPWLFIIPSILVFVIALLTVSLQTIKSAKSNPVKSLRYE from the coding sequence ATGCTCCGCAACTATCTCACCATCGCTTACCGCAACCTTACCAAGCACAAAGCTTTCTCTTTCACCAACAGCCTGGGCTTAGCCGTAGGCATGGCCGCCTGTTTACTGGTATTACAGTATGTTGTTTTTGAGTTCAGCTATGATAGCTTTCATACCCAGGCAGACCATATTTACCGCCTGGCTGGCCGTCGTTTTGTAGCCGGACAATTAGATGGGGAAAGTGCCCAAAGCTACCATGCTGCCGGACCTACTTTGCAGAAAGAAGTGCCGGGAATTTCACAATTTACCAGACTGCGAAGCTGGTACGGCAATACCATGGTGAGCCATATAGCCGGACAGCAAACTACCATGTTTCAGCCGGTTGTTATCCGTACCAAACAATTTACTGACTCCACATCGGTATTGCTTGCCGGAAATTTCAATGGGTGGAATCCGAATGAAAATCCTATGCAACGTGAAGGCAATGAATGGGTGGCCCGGCTCAATCTCGTTCCAGGCAAATACAGCTATAAGTTTGTAGTAAACGGAAACTGGGTGAACGATAAGGATAATCCGCTGGTGGATACTACTGACAATAACAATTCCCTGTTTTTTGTAGCAGAAACCGAAAATTATAAAAAAGCGGCGCAAACATTTAGGGAAGTATCTTTTAAGGAAGATGGTATTTACTTCGCAGATGCCACCTTTTTTAATGTGTTTACTTTTCCATTGATCAAAGGAAATCCGAAAACAGCCCTGCACGAATCGAATTCGGTAGTAATCTCTGAATCAATCGCCCGCAAGCATTTCGGCAGTGAAGACCCGATGGGCAAACTGATCAGCTTCCGGCAAAATGATAATGCCCAGCCTAAACTGATTACCGGCGTTTTCAAAGATGTACCTGCCAATTCTCATTTGCAATTCAATTTCCTGCTTTCGTACCGTTCGCTGGGCAGCGACTTAGATATGAACTGGCAGTGGTTTCAAACCTACACCTACGTAGTATTGGCGCCTGGCGTAAAACCTGCAGAAGTAGAGGCAAACTTTCCGGCTATTATTGACAAATACAGAGGTCCTGCACTACAGGCTGACAATGCCAAAGAAGAATTATTTCTGCAGCCCCTTCAACAAATACACTTATACTCCGATCTTAAGCGCGAAATTGGGGTAAACAATTCTATTACCACCATTTATTTTCTCCTCATCATTGCAACATTCATCCTGATACTGGCCTGGGTGAATTACATCAATTTATCTACCGCCCGTTCCATTGAAAGAGCCAAGGAGGTAGGCATACGCAAAGTGGTAGGTGCCAGCCGTTCTCAACTAATAGGCCAGTTTATGGCAGAATCCCTGGTATTGAATGTACTGGCAGCCGTATTTGCCATGACACTCGTGCAGGTGGCTCTCCCCTATTTTAACGATTTTACCGGACAGCAAATGCCTTTAACCTTATGGAAAGAGTCTACTTTCTGGCTGTTATTTATTGGCTTATTTATGGCAGGAACACTCTTTTCTGGTTTATATCCGGCCTTTGCCCTTTCCTCTTTTCAGCCGGTTTCGGTAGTAAAAGGAAAATGGCGGAGTTCTGCCAGTGGTATTATGCTGCGGAAAAGCCTGGTGGTATTCCAGTTTGTGATTTCGGTACTGCTGATTACCGGCACTTTTACCGTATACCGCCAGATCGATTTCATGCAAAACCAGGATCTGGGGATCAATATTGATCAGATTATGGTAGTAAAATCACCGTTTATTGTCAACAATAAGCAGTTTAGCCAGAAGTTTGATGTATTCCGTAACCAGGTACTGCAATACCCCAATGTAAGGCATTTTGCCTCTACGGATGTCGTGCCAGGCATGGAAGATATGTATTCCGATAATGGCATCAAACGGGAAGGTAGTGAAGACATCAGCCTATCTATGTTTAGCCTGATCTGGGCCGATTATGATTTTATTTCTACGTATGGTATCAAATTACTCGCCGGACGGGCATTCTCTAAAGACTTCAGCACTGACAAGGAAGGCGCTATTATCAACGAAGCAGCAGCAAAAGCCCTGGGATTTGCAAGCGCGCAGGAAGCGGTGAATAATAACATTATGTATGGAAAAGATAATAAATACAAGGTAGTCGGCGTAATAAATAACTATCACCAGAAAACCTTGAAAAGCGATTATGTACCAATGATTTTTCTGCTGAATCCCCAAGATGGCCGCTGTTACTCCATTAAAATAGAGGCGAAAGATGCAGGAAATACAGTGGCAGCCATTGAAAAAGCTTATCAATCGGTGTTTCCCGGAAATCCTTTCGAGTACTTTTTTCTGGATGAATTTTTCGATTCCCAGTATAAAACTGACCGGCATTTCCGTCGCATATTTACTTTGTTTGCAACGCTTGCCATATTTGTGGCCTGCCTGGGTTTACTCGGACTGGCTTCCTTTGCTACCGTTCAGCGCACTAAAGAGATTGGTATCCGCAAAATACTCGGAGCCTCCGTGAATCAAATTATTTACCTGCTTTCCAAAGATTTTCTGGGACTGGTATTACTGGCCAACCTGATTGCCTGGCCTTTGGCGTACTGGGCCATGTATGAATGGCTTTCAACCTATGCATTCCGCATTAACATTAATCCCTGGCTGTTTATCATTCCAAGTATTCTGGTGTTTGTAATTGCCCTGCTGACGGTGAGCCTGCAAACGATTAAATCTGCCAAATCGAATCCGGTCAAAAGCCTGCGGTATGAATAA
- a CDS encoding ABC transporter permease, translating into MLRNYLTIAYRNLKKSKLFSAINILGLALGIAACLLILQYVCYELSFDRFHTDASRIYRITNDRYQKGKLIQHGTITYPTIGPTLVKEYPEVEANTRLTDGGKMLIRYQDNLIAENNSLIADDKFLTFFSFPLLAGNPKTALTTTHTVVITESLATKVFGFPVKEMDKAIGKSIYLDTDKNPFQVTGIAKDVPIHSHLQFNLLISYPTIIKDWGEWTDNSWTSSDFYHYIKLKPGISKASLEAKLPEFSDRFFQGDKVSGSVEKFFLQPLVDAHLYSDYEYEIGETTNGKIVWVMLAVAIIILLIAWINYINLTTTRSLERAKEVGVRKVLGAQKNQIIRQFLAESVVLNVLGFILALTLTQFAQPLLNTFTGKKLSLSLLIYNGYSGYLTGLFILLVFCAGVILSGFYPAFSLSAFQPIAVLKGKFTSTTKGGFLRKALVVSQYAASIALIIATITIYTQIQYMRNKDLGLNIEQMLVMRGPGLTEYDSTFIDRINTFKTELKRLPAIQKSATSSNLPGDRLPRTFDFRRKNDPEQATVTMSRMNIDSDFIDTYQMNVVSGRTFLLSDHNPDFNKIRHILLNQTAVKLLGFKTDSAAVHQTITFWNRDWEVVGIVKDFHQQSLKNLVEPIVFLPTYATGATISMKVRTENLPATIDYIQDKFMTFFPGNQFEYFFMDDQFNRQYQDDQKFGKVLGLFSILTIIVSSLGLFGLSYYTTLQRTKEIGIRKVLGASVGQLLFLLSKDFVLLLLLANMIALPLAWFGIHAWLQNYAYHIDITPWLLVLPSLMVLLMALFTVSFQTLRSAKENPVKALRYE; encoded by the coding sequence ATGCTTCGCAACTACCTCACCATCGCTTACCGCAACCTTAAGAAAAGCAAGCTGTTTTCTGCGATCAATATTCTGGGACTAGCGCTTGGGATTGCGGCCTGCCTGCTTATTCTGCAATATGTTTGTTATGAACTCAGTTTTGACCGCTTTCACACCGATGCCAGCCGCATCTACCGCATTACCAACGACCGCTACCAGAAAGGGAAACTCATTCAGCATGGCACTATTACCTATCCTACCATCGGCCCCACCCTGGTAAAAGAATATCCGGAAGTAGAAGCAAACACCAGATTAACGGATGGCGGAAAAATGCTTATCCGTTATCAGGATAACCTGATTGCAGAAAATAATTCATTAATAGCAGATGATAAATTCCTGACTTTTTTCAGCTTTCCACTCTTAGCAGGCAATCCTAAAACAGCACTGACAACAACCCATACAGTCGTGATTACTGAAAGTCTGGCAACAAAAGTATTTGGTTTCCCTGTAAAAGAGATGGATAAGGCGATAGGAAAAAGCATCTATTTGGATACCGATAAAAATCCTTTCCAGGTAACAGGTATTGCCAAAGATGTACCTATTCATTCACACTTACAGTTTAACCTATTAATTTCTTATCCAACCATCATCAAAGATTGGGGTGAATGGACCGATAACAGCTGGACCAGCTCTGATTTTTATCATTACATCAAGTTAAAACCTGGTATCAGCAAAGCCAGCCTGGAAGCAAAACTGCCGGAATTTAGTGACCGGTTTTTTCAGGGAGATAAGGTTTCCGGAAGTGTTGAAAAATTCTTTCTGCAACCCTTAGTAGATGCACACCTGTACTCAGATTATGAATATGAAATTGGAGAAACCACCAATGGGAAAATAGTATGGGTAATGCTGGCTGTAGCCATTATTATTCTGCTTATCGCCTGGATCAATTATATCAATCTTACCACCACCCGTTCGCTGGAACGGGCAAAAGAAGTAGGCGTGAGAAAAGTATTAGGTGCTCAAAAAAATCAGATCATCCGGCAGTTTTTAGCCGAATCAGTTGTATTGAATGTGCTGGGCTTTATTCTGGCACTTACCCTCACACAATTTGCCCAGCCTTTGTTGAATACCTTTACTGGCAAAAAATTATCTCTCTCCTTGCTTATTTATAATGGGTACAGTGGTTATCTCACCGGCTTATTTATTCTGCTGGTATTTTGTGCCGGTGTTATTCTGTCCGGGTTTTATCCGGCATTTTCCTTATCAGCCTTTCAGCCGATTGCTGTACTGAAAGGTAAATTTACAAGTACCACGAAAGGAGGCTTCCTGAGAAAGGCGCTGGTGGTAAGCCAGTACGCGGCTTCTATTGCGCTGATTATTGCCACTATAACCATATATACCCAGATACAATATATGCGCAACAAAGACTTAGGGCTCAATATTGAACAAATGCTAGTGATGCGGGGACCTGGTTTAACGGAATATGATTCTACATTTATTGACCGGATCAATACTTTTAAAACAGAACTTAAACGGTTACCAGCCATACAAAAATCAGCCACTTCCTCTAACCTGCCTGGCGACCGATTGCCCCGTACCTTCGACTTCAGGCGGAAAAATGACCCTGAGCAGGCCACAGTAACCATGAGCCGGATGAACATAGATTCTGATTTTATAGATACCTACCAGATGAACGTAGTTTCCGGCAGAACCTTTCTTCTCTCAGATCATAATCCGGATTTCAACAAAATCAGGCATATTCTGCTTAACCAGACAGCAGTAAAACTCTTAGGCTTTAAAACTGATTCGGCAGCTGTTCATCAGACTATTACTTTCTGGAACCGGGATTGGGAAGTAGTGGGTATTGTAAAAGATTTTCACCAGCAATCGCTGAAAAACCTGGTAGAGCCTATTGTATTCTTGCCTACCTATGCCACTGGAGCTACTATCTCTATGAAAGTGCGTACAGAGAATCTGCCAGCCACCATTGACTATATTCAAGATAAGTTCATGACCTTCTTTCCGGGAAACCAGTTTGAATATTTTTTTATGGATGACCAGTTTAACCGGCAATACCAGGATGATCAGAAATTCGGGAAAGTGTTAGGGTTGTTTTCTATCCTCACCATTATTGTGTCTTCCCTGGGATTGTTTGGTTTGTCTTATTATACCACCTTGCAGCGGACCAAAGAAATAGGCATCCGCAAAGTATTAGGGGCTTCTGTCGGACAACTATTATTTCTGCTGTCAAAAGATTTTGTGCTGCTGCTACTCCTGGCAAACATGATCGCCTTACCACTAGCCTGGTTTGGTATACATGCCTGGCTTCAAAATTATGCCTATCACATCGATATTACTCCCTGGTTACTAGTACTTCCCAGCCTGATGGTATTGCTGATGGCCTTATTCACGGTAAGTTTTCAAACGCTCAGATCGGCCAAGGAAAATCCGGTGAAAGCTTTGAGATACGAGTAA
- a CDS encoding ABC transporter permease, translated as MLRNYLLTAYRNLKRQKAFSAINILGLGVGMAAFLLILQYIRHELSYDRFHEKGERIYRVGTSFYKEGVPTEYATTFLGLGPAMKADFPEISEFTRLCFRRGVVSYKAGTFTEENLYFADPGFLQMFSFRMQPGSTATLKAPNEVIISQSAARKYFGQENPLGKVMKLKSRLFEQDVTVRGVFADLPTNSHLRIDFLASVQTLVSHLGNERLNGWDSIDHYTYVLLREEAYVQNLNAKFPAFLDKYLGTLWGESGVGLGQNRIGFVLTPLLNIHLHSRLQDEAETNGDIAIVRLLMLIAAFILLLACINYINLSTARAMERAKEVAVRKVIGASRLQIIRQFFLESLLLNLVGIILAFTLAQVASPWINSLSGKAFYVFNWQDTTLWFSLVSIFIATTFLSGIYPAFILSSFRPVVALKGKVHATTEVFSFRKMLIVLQFVVAILLVSGTYAVYKQMQFMQEYNLGMNIDQLLVVKAPLLREADSVFSQKAEVFKHQLLSQANINKVTVSSSVPNTGMYGTIGAVGRLGTKPENEDFRFHHIYADTDFISTYGLQVLAGRSFSKDLSTDKNNLILSERAIQILGFQSPEAAVNQRIQYEGEKTIIGVIKDFHQYSVAKEVIPIILELRTNDRKFFSAKVNTSKLTQTIASVQESYEKLYPGSPFEYFFMDEHFASQYEADKRFGQVFSVFSGMAIFIACLGLFGLVSYTTIQRGKEIGVRKVLGATLTSLLLLLSRDFMKLVVLALVIACPVAYWSIQQWLSGYASHTPIALDFFLIPGISVLLIAFFTISYQTIKSARENPVKALRNE; from the coding sequence ATGCTACGCAACTATCTACTTACAGCTTACCGGAATTTAAAACGGCAAAAGGCTTTTTCGGCAATTAATATTCTGGGTCTGGGGGTGGGCATGGCTGCGTTTTTACTTATTCTGCAATATATCCGCCATGAGCTGAGTTACGATAGGTTCCACGAAAAGGGAGAAAGAATATACCGGGTAGGCACCAGTTTTTATAAGGAAGGAGTACCTACAGAGTATGCCACTACTTTTCTTGGATTGGGGCCAGCTATGAAAGCAGATTTCCCGGAAATAAGTGAGTTTACCCGCTTGTGTTTCCGCAGAGGGGTTGTGTCTTACAAAGCAGGGACATTTACTGAAGAGAACCTGTATTTCGCTGATCCAGGCTTTCTCCAGATGTTCTCATTCCGTATGCAACCCGGAAGCACTGCTACTTTGAAAGCACCCAATGAAGTGATTATTTCCCAATCGGCAGCCAGGAAGTATTTTGGTCAGGAAAATCCCTTAGGAAAAGTAATGAAGCTGAAAAGTAGATTGTTTGAGCAAGATGTAACCGTAAGAGGAGTATTTGCCGATTTACCTACTAACTCTCACCTTCGCATAGATTTTTTGGCTTCTGTTCAGACTTTGGTAAGCCACCTGGGAAATGAACGCCTCAATGGATGGGACAGCATAGATCATTACACGTATGTTCTCTTGCGTGAAGAAGCCTATGTGCAAAACTTAAACGCTAAATTTCCGGCATTTCTTGATAAATATCTGGGTACACTCTGGGGAGAAAGTGGAGTTGGGCTAGGCCAGAACCGGATAGGATTTGTGCTAACGCCTTTATTAAACATTCACCTGCATTCCAGACTGCAGGATGAGGCTGAAACAAATGGTGATATTGCCATCGTACGCTTGTTAATGCTGATTGCCGCTTTTATTTTGCTGCTGGCTTGTATCAACTATATTAATTTATCTACGGCCAGGGCAATGGAACGGGCCAAAGAAGTAGCGGTAAGAAAAGTAATTGGCGCCAGCCGCCTGCAGATAATCAGGCAATTCTTCCTGGAATCGCTGCTGCTCAATTTAGTAGGTATCATACTGGCATTTACCCTAGCGCAAGTAGCCAGTCCCTGGATAAACAGTCTGTCTGGGAAAGCCTTTTATGTATTCAACTGGCAGGATACTACTTTATGGTTCTCTCTGGTAAGTATCTTCATTGCAACTACGTTTCTATCAGGAATATATCCGGCTTTTATACTGTCTTCTTTTAGGCCAGTAGTGGCTTTAAAAGGAAAAGTTCATGCTACTACTGAAGTGTTCTCCTTCAGAAAAATGCTCATTGTACTTCAGTTCGTAGTGGCCATTCTACTGGTAAGCGGAACCTATGCGGTGTACAAGCAAATGCAGTTTATGCAGGAATATAATTTAGGCATGAATATCGATCAATTGCTGGTTGTAAAAGCTCCACTGTTGAGAGAAGCCGATTCTGTATTTAGTCAGAAAGCAGAGGTTTTCAAACATCAACTCCTGTCACAAGCCAACATTAACAAAGTTACGGTTTCTTCCTCCGTACCCAATACTGGTATGTATGGCACCATTGGAGCAGTAGGCAGATTAGGTACGAAACCGGAAAATGAAGACTTTAGGTTTCACCATATCTATGCAGATACCGATTTTATTTCTACCTATGGTCTGCAAGTTCTGGCTGGCAGAAGTTTTTCGAAAGATCTGTCTACAGATAAAAACAATCTGATTCTAAGTGAAAGAGCCATACAAATACTGGGCTTTCAAAGTCCGGAGGCAGCCGTAAACCAGCGGATTCAGTATGAGGGGGAGAAAACCATCATAGGCGTAATCAAAGATTTTCATCAGTATTCGGTAGCCAAAGAAGTGATTCCCATTATTCTGGAACTACGCACCAACGACCGGAAGTTTTTCTCAGCCAAAGTAAATACCAGTAAACTCACGCAGACCATCGCTTCCGTACAGGAATCTTACGAAAAATTATATCCGGGCAGTCCGTTTGAGTATTTCTTTATGGATGAGCATTTTGCCAGCCAGTACGAAGCCGATAAACGGTTCGGGCAGGTATTCAGTGTGTTTTCAGGCATGGCAATTTTTATTGCCTGCCTCGGCTTATTTGGCTTGGTTTCCTATACTACTATTCAGCGAGGTAAAGAAATAGGCGTGAGAAAAGTGCTGGGGGCTACCCTAACTTCCTTATTACTGCTGCTGTCCAGAGACTTTATGAAGCTGGTAGTACTGGCACTTGTGATTGCCTGCCCGGTGGCATACTGGAGTATCCAGCAATGGCTCTCCGGGTATGCCAGTCACACACCTATTGCCTTAGATTTCTTTCTCATACCAGGTATCTCTGTGCTGCTGATTGCTTTCTTCACCATCAGTTACCAGACAATTAAATCAGCCAGGGAAAATCCGGTGAAAGCTTTGAGAAATGAATAA